One Yoonia sp. BS5-3 genomic window carries:
- the ccmC gene encoding heme ABC transporter permease CcmC: MSVWEFANPKRFMDWTKPVLPWAFGLAGACLFIGLIWGFFFTGDDYRQGSTVKIIYLHVPAAMMAINAWIMMLIASLIWYVRRHHVSALAARAAAPIGIVMTLIALATGALWGKPMWGSYWEFDPRLTSFLILFLFYLGYIALWEAIEDQDTAADLTAILCIVGSLFAILSRYAVRFWGQGLHQATSVPVATGGRTVDNVFFYPLLICMIGFFLLFVALVLLRTRTEIRLRRISALEARARRA; the protein is encoded by the coding sequence ATGTCAGTATGGGAATTTGCCAATCCAAAGCGGTTCATGGACTGGACCAAACCGGTGCTCCCTTGGGCATTTGGGCTGGCAGGGGCATGTCTTTTCATTGGGCTGATTTGGGGGTTCTTCTTTACCGGCGATGACTACAGGCAAGGATCGACCGTCAAGATTATTTACCTCCATGTTCCAGCCGCGATGATGGCGATTAACGCGTGGATCATGATGCTGATTGCGTCGCTGATCTGGTATGTGCGGCGTCACCATGTCTCGGCGCTGGCGGCGCGGGCGGCAGCACCAATTGGGATCGTGATGACGCTGATAGCGCTCGCGACGGGGGCGCTTTGGGGCAAACCGATGTGGGGCAGCTATTGGGAATTTGACCCACGGCTGACATCCTTTCTAATCCTGTTCCTGTTCTATCTTGGCTATATCGCCCTATGGGAAGCGATTGAGGATCAGGACACCGCCGCAGATCTGACGGCAATCTTATGCATCGTCGGATCGCTCTTTGCGATTTTGTCGCGCTACGCAGTGCGGTTCTGGGGGCAGGGGTTGCACCAGGCCACATCTGTACCGGTTGCGACGGGGGGGCGGACGGTGGATAATGTGTTTTTCTACCCGCTGTTGATTTGCATGATTGGTTTCTTTCTGCTTTTCGTGGCGCTTGTTCTGCTGCGCACACGGACAGAAATCCGCCTGCGCCGGATCAGCGCATTAGAAGCGAGGGCGCGCCGTGCCTGA
- the ccmB gene encoding heme exporter protein CcmB — protein MIALLIRDLRLAVRAGGGFGLGLAFFLIVVILVPFGVGPDTALLSKVAPGILWVASLLAALLSLDRIFALDFEDGSLALLATSPLPLEAVAWMKAAAHWITTGLPLTIAAPALGFLLSLAPEAYGYLLISLLIGTPALSVIGTFGAALTVGLRRGGLLLSLLVLPLYIPTLIFGAEAVRRGADGLDATPALLLLGGITAGSFVILPIAAAAVLRINLR, from the coding sequence GTGATCGCTTTGCTGATCCGCGACCTGCGGCTGGCGGTCCGGGCCGGGGGCGGATTTGGACTTGGGCTTGCGTTCTTTTTGATTGTTGTGATCCTCGTGCCGTTTGGGGTTGGGCCAGACACGGCGTTGTTGTCCAAAGTGGCGCCGGGGATATTATGGGTGGCATCGCTTTTGGCTGCGCTTTTGTCGCTGGACCGGATTTTCGCGCTTGATTTCGAAGATGGATCGCTTGCGCTGTTGGCCACATCGCCCCTGCCGCTAGAGGCCGTGGCCTGGATGAAGGCGGCGGCGCATTGGATAACCACGGGATTACCGTTGACCATTGCAGCGCCTGCGCTTGGTTTTTTGCTTAGCCTCGCGCCAGAGGCTTATGGCTATCTGCTGATCTCGCTATTGATCGGAACGCCAGCATTGTCGGTGATCGGCACTTTCGGGGCCGCGTTAACGGTTGGTTTGCGGCGGGGCGGTCTGCTGCTGTCACTGTTGGTACTGCCGCTTTATATCCCAACCCTGATTTTCGGGGCCGAGGCGGTGCGGCGCGGGGCGGATGGGCTGGATGCAACGCCTGCGCTTTTGTTGTTAGGGGGGATCACCGCCGGAAGTTTTGTGATCCTGCCGATAGCCGCTGCGGCGGTCTTACGCATCAACCTGCGATGA
- a CDS encoding DsbE family thiol:disulfide interchange protein, producing MASISPLMILPPAIFAAMAGLFLGGMLRENPDELPSTFVGQQAPAVPAEAVVGTAQLTDADLRTGEVTIVNFWASWCPPCRAEHPNLLALEAEGYRIAGVNFRDQQDQAGTYLADYEDPFFATGFDLRGRTAIDWGVTAPPETFIVDGDGTVLFRYIGPLVGSDYEQRFLPELAKATGG from the coding sequence ATGGCTAGTATTTCACCCTTGATGATCTTACCGCCCGCGATTTTTGCCGCTATGGCAGGGCTGTTTTTGGGCGGTATGCTGCGTGAAAACCCTGATGAGCTGCCATCGACATTTGTCGGACAGCAGGCGCCAGCGGTTCCGGCCGAGGCTGTCGTGGGTACCGCGCAGCTGACCGATGCTGATCTGCGCACGGGCGAGGTGACAATCGTTAATTTCTGGGCCAGTTGGTGTCCGCCCTGCCGGGCCGAGCATCCCAACCTGCTGGCGCTTGAGGCCGAAGGCTATCGCATTGCGGGCGTCAATTTCCGTGACCAGCAGGATCAGGCCGGAACCTATCTGGCCGATTATGAGGATCCGTTCTTTGCGACGGGCTTTGACCTGCGCGGGCGTACGGCCATTGATTGGGGGGTTACTGCACCGCCCGAGACATTCATCGTGGATGGGGATGGGACGGTGCTGTTCCGCTATATTGGCCCGCTTGTCGGATCCGATTATGAACAGCGGTTTCTGCCTGAGCTGGCGAAGGCAACCGGCGGATAA
- the ccmD gene encoding heme exporter protein CcmD, protein MPDLGEYAREVLGAYGVSLILITILVGQSWRRYKRVKAALEEVEKNG, encoded by the coding sequence GTGCCTGACTTGGGTGAATACGCACGCGAAGTTTTGGGGGCATATGGGGTCAGCCTTATATTGATCACCATATTGGTGGGGCAAAGCTGGCGGCGCTATAAACGCGTCAAAGCGGCTTTGGAGGAGGTCGAGAAGAATGGCTAG
- the ccmA gene encoding heme ABC exporter ATP-binding protein CcmA, which yields MLQVRDVTCARGGVPVLSNLNFTVKAGQALILRGPNGIGKTTLLRTLAGLQPAIAGEINYPEDEGAYASHADGIKSALSVAENLAFWADVYGTALPDDLYAAFDLTDLKHRLGGTLSAGQKRRLGLARLGVIGRKVLFLDEPTVSLDGFSVKLFAKWLQQTHLASGGLAVIATHVDLGLDTAPTLALEPFKSAPDASGGSDEAFL from the coding sequence ATCTGAATTTTACGGTTAAGGCCGGGCAGGCGCTGATCCTGCGCGGGCCCAATGGGATCGGGAAGACAACCTTGCTGCGGACGCTGGCCGGGTTGCAACCGGCCATTGCGGGCGAGATCAACTATCCAGAGGATGAAGGCGCCTATGCCAGCCATGCCGATGGCATCAAAAGCGCTCTGAGCGTTGCCGAGAACCTCGCCTTTTGGGCGGATGTCTATGGAACAGCGCTGCCGGATGATCTCTACGCAGCCTTTGATCTGACCGATTTGAAGCATCGTTTAGGTGGCACGCTGTCAGCGGGTCAAAAAAGGCGGCTAGGCTTGGCGCGTCTGGGCGTGATTGGCCGCAAGGTGCTTTTCCTGGATGAGCCGACGGTGTCGCTTGATGGTTTCTCGGTCAAGCTATTTGCCAAATGGCTGCAACAGACCCATCTGGCGTCAGGCGGGCTTGCGGTGATTGCGACCCATGTTGATCTGGGGCTTGATACGGCCCCTACGCTTGCGCTGGAGCCGTTCAAATCGGCCCCAGATGCATCAGGCGGGTCTGATGAGGCATTCTTGTGA